Proteins encoded in a region of the Nitrospirota bacterium genome:
- the rpsG gene encoding 30S ribosomal protein S7 has protein sequence MPRHGWVKQRETRPDLKYNDVLVSKIVSIIMKDGRKSVAEGIFYGALDAIKEKTAAVDPVKIFRAAMDNVKPVVEVKSRRVGGASYQVPVDIRTPRRNALAIRWIVSYARARSGRNMCEKLAAEIMDAANGTGGAVKKKEDTHRMAEANKAFAHYRW, from the coding sequence ATGCCAAGGCATGGATGGGTAAAACAAAGGGAAACAAGGCCGGATTTAAAGTACAATGATGTCCTGGTTTCCAAGATTGTCAGTATTATTATGAAAGATGGGAGAAAAAGCGTTGCTGAAGGAATATTTTACGGGGCGCTTGATGCTATTAAGGAAAAGACCGCTGCTGTGGACCCTGTAAAGATTTTCCGGGCGGCTATGGATAATGTAAAGCCTGTTGTTGAGGTCAAGTCACGCAGAGTGGGAGGCGCTTCATATCAGGTGCCTGTTGATATAAGGACTCCGAGGCGTAATGCGCTTGCAATCAGGTGGATTGTCTCATATGCAAGGGCGCGGTCAGGGCGAAACATGTGTGAAAAGCTTGCGGCAGAGATCATGGATGCTGCAAACGGGACAGGCGGGGCAGTAAAGAAGAAGGAAGACACACACAGGATGGCCGAGGCAAATAAGGCATTTGCCCACTACAGGTGGTAG
- the fusA gene encoding elongation factor G, producing MSRQYSLDKTRNIGIMAHIDAGKTTSTERILYYTGASYKIGEVDEGTATMDWMEQEKERGITITSAATTCFWKDIRINIIDTPGHVDFTIEVERSLRVLDGAVAIFDAGQGVEPQSETVWRQADKYDVPRIAFINKMDKIGADFFESVKSMVGRLGANPVPVQIPIGAEGTFRGPVDLISMNAVYFDDETLGAKYVVDEIPEELRDLAQEYRDKMIEKLADCDESVMEKYIAGEEVTPDEIRAALRRGTIQMKITPVLCGSSFKNKGVQLLLDAISAYLPSPLDLPPVKGIDPKTNAEVERKSDDSEPFSALAFKIMTDPFVGQLTYFRVYSGVLNSGSYVYNSTKDTTERIGRILKMHANKREEIKAVYAGEIAAAVGLKNTTTGDTLCDKDKPVILERMEFPEPVIGIAIEPKTKTDQERMGVSLQKLAQEDPSFRIKSDEETGQTIISGMGELHLEIIVDRLLREFKVEANVGKPQVAYRETIRGKVESEGKYIRQTGGRGQYGHVWITVEPQAPGDGFVFENKIVGGSIPREYIPAVEKGIREALDSGVLAGYPVVDIKVSLFDGSYHDVDSSEMAFKIAGSMAFKDGARKANPVLLEPVMSLEVTVPEEYMGDVIGDINSRRGRIQGVRPRSAAQIITAEAPLSEMFGYATDLRSLTQGRATFTMQFARYEEAPRNISEQIVAKVKG from the coding sequence GTGTCAAGGCAATATTCATTAGATAAAACGCGTAATATAGGTATTATGGCTCATATTGATGCAGGCAAGACTACGTCAACTGAGCGTATACTATATTATACGGGCGCATCATACAAGATTGGTGAGGTGGATGAAGGCACTGCTACTATGGACTGGATGGAGCAGGAGAAAGAGCGTGGTATTACTATCACGTCGGCAGCAACAACCTGCTTCTGGAAGGATATTCGCATTAATATTATTGATACCCCCGGTCATGTGGATTTTACGATTGAGGTGGAGAGGTCACTGAGGGTTCTTGATGGCGCCGTTGCCATATTTGATGCAGGGCAGGGTGTTGAGCCTCAGTCTGAGACGGTCTGGAGGCAGGCGGACAAGTATGACGTTCCAAGGATCGCCTTTATTAATAAGATGGATAAAATTGGCGCTGATTTCTTTGAGAGTGTCAAGTCAATGGTAGGGAGGCTTGGGGCAAATCCGGTGCCTGTTCAGATACCAATTGGGGCAGAGGGTACATTCAGGGGGCCTGTTGATCTGATTTCGATGAATGCTGTCTACTTTGATGATGAGACGCTTGGGGCAAAATATGTGGTTGATGAGATACCTGAGGAGCTGCGTGATCTGGCACAGGAATACAGGGATAAGATGATCGAGAAGCTGGCAGATTGTGATGAGAGCGTGATGGAGAAGTATATTGCAGGTGAAGAGGTCACGCCGGATGAAATCAGGGCTGCGCTGCGCAGGGGGACTATCCAGATGAAAATTACCCCTGTACTTTGCGGATCTTCGTTTAAGAATAAGGGTGTTCAGTTGCTGCTTGATGCTATATCGGCCTACTTGCCGTCACCGCTGGATCTGCCGCCTGTAAAGGGAATTGATCCAAAGACAAATGCAGAGGTTGAGAGAAAATCAGATGACAGTGAGCCTTTCTCCGCTCTTGCTTTTAAGATTATGACGGACCCGTTCGTGGGGCAGCTGACATATTTCAGGGTTTACTCCGGTGTTTTAAATTCCGGTTCTTATGTTTATAATTCAACCAAGGATACAACAGAGAGGATTGGTCGTATCCTCAAGATGCATGCAAATAAAAGAGAGGAAATAAAGGCTGTCTATGCCGGCGAGATTGCGGCGGCGGTTGGTTTGAAAAATACCACGACCGGGGATACGCTTTGTGACAAGGATAAGCCGGTCATACTTGAGAGGATGGAATTTCCTGAACCGGTTATTGGTATTGCGATAGAGCCCAAGACAAAGACTGATCAGGAAAGGATGGGGGTCTCTCTGCAAAAGCTTGCGCAGGAAGATCCGTCATTCAGGATTAAGTCTGATGAAGAGACCGGTCAGACGATAATCTCAGGAATGGGGGAACTGCATCTTGAGATTATTGTTGACAGGTTGCTGAGGGAGTTTAAGGTAGAGGCAAATGTCGGCAAGCCTCAGGTTGCATACAGGGAGACCATCAGGGGTAAGGTTGAGAGCGAAGGCAAGTATATCAGGCAGACAGGCGGCCGCGGACAGTATGGTCATGTATGGATTACCGTGGAGCCTCAGGCGCCCGGAGATGGTTTTGTCTTTGAAAATAAGATTGTCGGGGGATCTATTCCAAGGGAATATATACCTGCGGTAGAGAAGGGTATCAGGGAGGCGCTCGATTCAGGCGTCCTCGCAGGATATCCTGTTGTTGATATTAAGGTTTCGTTGTTTGATGGGTCGTATCATGACGTGGATTCATCGGAGATGGCCTTTAAGATCGCCGGTTCTATGGCTTTTAAAGATGGCGCAAGGAAAGCCAATCCTGTATTGCTTGAGCCTGTTATGTCCCTGGAGGTTACTGTGCCGGAAGAATATATGGGGGATGTAATTGGTGATATCAACTCCAGGAGGGGAAGGATTCAGGGCGTTCGGCCAAGGTCTGCAGCGCAGATCATAACTGCTGAGGCGCCATTGTCGGAGATGTTTGGTTACGCAACTGATCTCAGGTCTCTCACACAGGGTCGCGCTACATTTACAATGCAGTTTGCAAGATATGAAGAGGCACCACGGAACATATCTGAGCAGATCGTGGCAAAGGTTAAGGGATAA
- the rpoC gene encoding DNA-directed RNA polymerase subunit beta': protein MAFTEDRDWEKLYSLFEKPKEAVSFDAIRIRIASSDKIRSWSHGEVKKPETINYRSFKPERDGLFCAKIFGPTKDWECNCGKYKRMKHRGIVCDKCGVEVIQSKVRRERMGHIELAAPVAHIWFLKGLPSRIGNVLDMTLRQLEKVLYFESYIVIDPGPANLNVKDVLSEDEYRRLLQQHGNAFKAGTGAEAIKELLVKIDMEQLYTEVKTKIEDASSVAVKKKLSKRLKIVDSFRKSGNKPEWMIMSVIPVIPPELRPLVPLDGGRFATSDLNDLYRRVINRNNRLKKLMELKAPGVIIRNEKRMLQEAVDALFDNGRRGRVIRGPNKRPLKSLSDMLKGKQGRFRQNLLGKRVDYSGRSVIVVGPELKLHQCGLPKKMALELFKPFIFHRLEEKGYATTIKSAKKMVEKERPEVWDILEEVTKEHPVLLNRAPTLHRLGIQAFDPILIEGKAIRLHPLVCMAFNADFDGDQMAVHVPLSVEAQIEARVLMLSVNNVLSPAHGAPVLIPTQDIVLGCYYLTKERAGAKGEGRVFSSPVEVRVACEAGVVEEHAKIRMRHNGGLVDTTVGRVFLSEILPSKLPFELANKVMNKKELTKLIDRCYRDAGHRDTVAFLDKIKEIGFKYATKSGLSICIGDMHIPTRKAAIIDDANKEIAEVEQQYSEGLITKGERYNKVIDIWAHVTEMVTVEMMRELGGSSEEKRAFNSIFMMADSGARGSTQQIRQLGGMRGLMAKPSGEIIETPITANFREGLTVMQYFISTHGARKGLADTALKTANSGYLTRRLVDVAQDVIITEIDCQSQDGIFVTPLVEGGEIIEPIEERILGRIPVDDIRDPITNDVIVPAREEINEERVAAIVEAGIDKVLIRSVLTCQSRRGVCIKCYGRDLGRGTLVDIGESVGIIAAQSIGEPGTQLTMRTFHIGGTASKVVEQTVLEAKNGGIIKYMNLNTVKNKEGDSVAMNRNGKIIIYDEEGREKEKYSVVYGARLKVADNQKVRGGQKLVEWDPHSMPILTEVGGKIAFGDIVDGVTMKEDVDEVTGLSRKVIVDFQGTSLRPRISIKDDANKTVKIPGASAVARYLLPTGAHIVVEKGNVVHPGDVLAKIPREITKTKDITGGLPRVAELFETRKPKEQAVISEIDGVVEFGGYVKGMRRVIVKNESGDTKEYFIPKGKHINVHEGDWVMAGEPLMDGSANPQDILSILGPKELQKYLVDEIQQVYRLQGVTINDKHIEVIVRQMLKKVKIEDTGDTDFLIGSQVDKFAFEEENERVVKNGGKPAIGMPVLMGITKAALTTDSFISAASFQETTRVLTEAAVSGKVDELLGLKENVIVGRLIPSGTGLPFYRESYIMSVSKRESDMPRENS, encoded by the coding sequence ATGGCATTTACAGAGGACAGAGACTGGGAAAAATTGTATAGCCTGTTTGAGAAGCCTAAGGAAGCGGTCTCATTTGATGCAATAAGGATTCGGATAGCATCCTCGGATAAGATCAGGTCGTGGTCTCACGGTGAGGTCAAGAAGCCTGAAACGATCAATTACAGATCTTTTAAACCTGAGAGGGATGGATTGTTTTGTGCCAAGATATTCGGCCCTACAAAGGACTGGGAATGTAATTGCGGCAAATACAAGAGGATGAAGCACCGCGGTATCGTCTGTGATAAATGCGGAGTTGAAGTTATACAGTCCAAGGTAAGGCGTGAGAGAATGGGGCACATAGAACTTGCGGCCCCTGTTGCTCATATCTGGTTTCTCAAAGGCCTTCCAAGCAGGATTGGCAATGTCCTTGATATGACTCTCAGGCAGCTGGAAAAGGTCCTTTATTTTGAGAGCTATATAGTAATTGATCCCGGACCAGCTAATCTTAATGTGAAGGATGTCCTGTCAGAAGACGAATACAGAAGGCTCCTTCAGCAGCATGGCAATGCCTTTAAAGCTGGAACAGGCGCTGAAGCGATCAAGGAGCTTCTCGTAAAGATAGATATGGAACAGCTCTACACTGAAGTCAAGACGAAGATTGAAGATGCAAGCAGTGTGGCGGTAAAAAAGAAGCTAAGCAAGAGGCTCAAGATTGTTGATTCATTCAGAAAGTCAGGCAATAAACCTGAATGGATGATTATGAGTGTTATACCGGTTATTCCACCTGAACTGAGGCCGCTGGTACCGCTTGACGGCGGAAGATTTGCCACATCAGACCTGAATGACCTGTACAGAAGGGTGATAAACAGGAATAACAGGCTCAAGAAGCTGATGGAATTAAAGGCCCCCGGCGTCATCATCCGCAATGAGAAGAGGATGCTGCAGGAGGCTGTTGATGCACTTTTTGATAATGGCCGCAGGGGAAGGGTAATCAGGGGACCGAATAAAAGACCGCTGAAGTCTCTGAGTGATATGCTGAAGGGAAAACAGGGAAGGTTCAGACAGAACCTTCTTGGCAAGAGGGTGGATTACTCCGGCAGATCTGTCATAGTAGTTGGTCCTGAACTTAAACTCCATCAGTGCGGACTTCCAAAAAAAATGGCTCTTGAATTATTCAAGCCGTTTATTTTTCACAGGCTTGAAGAAAAGGGGTATGCCACCACAATAAAGAGTGCAAAAAAGATGGTGGAAAAGGAAAGGCCTGAGGTGTGGGATATCCTGGAGGAAGTAACGAAAGAGCATCCTGTATTACTAAACAGGGCGCCTACGCTTCACAGGCTTGGTATTCAGGCATTTGATCCAATCCTTATTGAAGGCAAGGCTATAAGGCTGCATCCCCTGGTCTGTATGGCCTTTAATGCGGATTTTGACGGTGATCAGATGGCTGTCCATGTACCGCTTTCTGTAGAGGCCCAGATTGAGGCAAGGGTATTAATGCTCTCTGTCAATAACGTCCTTTCACCTGCCCATGGAGCGCCTGTACTTATACCGACACAGGATATTGTTCTGGGCTGTTATTATCTGACAAAGGAACGGGCCGGAGCCAAAGGCGAAGGGAGGGTGTTCTCTTCTCCTGTAGAGGTCCGGGTTGCTTGTGAGGCAGGAGTGGTTGAGGAGCATGCAAAGATCAGGATGCGCCACAACGGAGGTCTTGTTGATACGACAGTAGGCAGGGTATTCCTCAGCGAGATATTGCCCTCAAAACTGCCTTTCGAGCTTGCCAACAAGGTCATGAACAAGAAAGAGCTCACAAAGCTTATAGACAGGTGTTACAGGGATGCAGGTCATCGTGATACTGTGGCGTTCCTCGACAAAATAAAAGAGATAGGATTCAAGTATGCCACCAAATCCGGACTTTCTATCTGTATCGGAGATATGCATATTCCGACAAGGAAGGCTGCGATAATCGATGATGCAAACAAGGAAATAGCTGAAGTTGAACAGCAGTACTCAGAGGGTCTGATAACCAAGGGTGAGAGGTATAACAAGGTTATTGATATATGGGCACATGTTACTGAGATGGTTACTGTGGAGATGATGAGGGAGCTTGGCGGCAGCAGTGAAGAAAAGCGCGCCTTTAATTCGATCTTCATGATGGCTGATTCAGGTGCAAGAGGAAGCACCCAGCAGATAAGACAGCTCGGCGGCATGAGAGGATTGATGGCCAAGCCATCCGGTGAGATTATTGAAACACCTATTACTGCAAACTTCCGTGAAGGGTTGACTGTAATGCAGTACTTTATCTCGACACATGGTGCGAGAAAGGGGTTGGCAGATACCGCGCTCAAGACCGCTAATTCCGGTTACCTGACAAGAAGGCTGGTAGATGTTGCTCAGGATGTGATTATAACAGAAATTGACTGCCAGAGTCAGGATGGCATCTTTGTAACTCCTCTTGTAGAGGGTGGTGAGATTATTGAGCCTATCGAGGAGAGGATTCTTGGCCGTATCCCGGTTGATGATATCAGGGACCCCATAACAAATGACGTGATTGTCCCTGCACGTGAGGAGATTAATGAGGAAAGGGTTGCAGCTATAGTAGAAGCTGGTATAGACAAAGTGCTGATACGCTCTGTGCTCACCTGCCAGTCGAGGCGAGGTGTATGTATAAAATGTTATGGAAGGGACCTTGGAAGGGGTACGCTTGTTGATATAGGCGAGTCTGTAGGAATCATAGCAGCCCAGTCCATTGGAGAGCCCGGAACTCAGCTTACCATGAGAACGTTCCATATAGGAGGTACTGCAAGCAAGGTTGTGGAGCAGACCGTGCTCGAGGCAAAGAACGGCGGCATAATAAAGTACATGAATCTCAATACGGTGAAAAACAAGGAAGGCGACTCGGTCGCCATGAACAGGAATGGCAAGATCATTATCTATGATGAAGAGGGAAGAGAAAAGGAAAAATATTCGGTAGTTTATGGTGCGAGGTTAAAGGTGGCTGACAATCAGAAAGTCAGGGGAGGTCAGAAACTGGTGGAGTGGGACCCGCATTCCATGCCAATCCTTACAGAAGTCGGCGGAAAGATTGCGTTCGGAGACATTGTTGATGGCGTAACAATGAAAGAAGATGTGGATGAAGTTACCGGTCTTTCCAGAAAGGTCATTGTTGATTTCCAGGGCACTTCATTAAGGCCCAGAATTTCAATCAAAGATGATGCGAATAAGACAGTCAAGATTCCGGGTGCAAGCGCTGTTGCAAGATATTTGCTCCCTACAGGGGCTCACATAGTAGTCGAGAAAGGCAATGTCGTCCATCCTGGCGATGTACTGGCCAAGATTCCGCGCGAGATCACCAAGACAAAAGATATTACGGGAGGCCTGCCGAGGGTAGCAGAGCTTTTTGAGACCAGAAAACCGAAGGAGCAGGCAGTTATAAGTGAGATTGACGGGGTTGTCGAATTCGGCGGTTATGTTAAAGGTATGAGAAGGGTGATTGTAAAGAATGAATCAGGCGACACCAAAGAGTACTTTATCCCCAAGGGTAAACATATAAATGTTCATGAAGGTGACTGGGTCATGGCAGGGGAACCTCTCATGGATGGTTCTGCCAACCCCCAGGACATTCTGAGCATCCTCGGGCCAAAAGAACTGCAAAAATATCTGGTAGACGAGATTCAGCAGGTATACAGGCTGCAGGGTGTAACAATTAATGACAAACATATAGAAGTTATTGTCAGACAGATGCTGAAGAAGGTCAAGATTGAGGACACCGGAGATACGGATTTCCTCATTGGAAGCCAGGTTGACAAGTTTGCATTTGAAGAGGAAAACGAGCGGGTAGTAAAAAATGGAGGGAAACCGGCAATCGGTATGCCTGTATTAATGGGAATAACCAAGGCAGCATTGACTACTGACAGCTTTATTTCAGCAGCCTCATTCCAGGAGACCACAAGGGTGCTCACAGAGGCGGCGGTCAGCGGCAAGGTAGATGAACTTCTCGGACTCAAGGAAAATGTTATAGTAGGGAGGTTAATCCCGTCAGGTACGGGGCTTCCCTTTTACAGAGAATCGTATATCATGTCTGTAAGTAAGAGAGAATCTGATATGCCAAGAGAGAATTCATGA
- a CDS encoding 30S ribosomal protein S12, producing MPTINQLVRKGRTKVKSKTKSPALKSSPQKRGVCIRVYTSTPKKPNSALRKVARVRLTNGMEVTAYIPGEGHNLQEHSIVLVRGGRVKDLPGVRYHIVRGTLDSAGVQNRKRGRSKYGAKTPK from the coding sequence GTGCCGACTATAAATCAGTTGGTCCGTAAGGGCAGGACAAAGGTTAAAAGCAAGACCAAAAGCCCAGCGCTGAAGTCAAGTCCCCAGAAGAGGGGTGTTTGTATCAGGGTCTATACGTCAACACCAAAGAAACCAAATTCTGCATTGCGGAAAGTTGCGAGGGTGAGGCTGACCAATGGCATGGAGGTAACTGCATATATACCAGGCGAGGGGCATAACCTGCAGGAACATTCGATTGTTCTTGTGAGGGGTGGAAGGGTAAAGGATTTGCCTGGTGTGAGATATCATATAGTCAGGGGGACTCTTGATTCTGCCGGTGTTCAGAACAGAAAAAGGGGCCGTTCAAAGTATGGGGCCAAGACACCCAAGTAA
- the rpoB gene encoding DNA-directed RNA polymerase subunit beta encodes MSHPTIKGCIERKDFSKLPAKIEIPELLEIQKKSFEKFLQKDIAHEHREEMGLQAAFDSVFPISDFNGTAILRFTEYSLGEPKYEIWECIERGMTFAAPLKIRVNLEILEKDEKSGAKSTKEVREQWVYLGELPLMTENGTFIINGTERVVVSQLQRSPGTFFTHDKGRTHISGKVLFSARIIPYRGSWLDFEFDTKDILHARIDRRRKFPVTILLKAIGYSTHDILKLYYPIEDVVIRGNKFCIKVDSKVINGSRVPYDIINEQTGEVVVKKSNRITHGILKKLDNQGIKEVPVAADDMVDRIIYDDVVDPSTGEVIVGSNTILTDALIDKILKSGIEKINLLYIDNYQIFPIIRDTLSHENIETQESAIIEIYKRLRPGESPTPETAKIIFDNLFFNPRRYDLAPVGRLKLNKKLGIDVPLSQRSLTPQDIVETIRYLVNLKSNKGEIDDIDHLGNRRVRCVGELLENQFRIGLSRMERSIKERMNILDLESALPHDLINAKSVIAAVKEFFGSSQLSQFMDQTNPLSEITHKRRLSALGPGGLTRERAGFEVRDVHPTHYGRICPIETPEGPNIGLITSLSTYARVNEFGFIESPYRKVVNGRVSDDIVYLSAIDGDKYYIAQANTPVNASGKITSETVSSRFGGDFVTVSSDRVEFMDVSPKQIVSVATSLIPFLENDDANRALMGSNMQRQAVPLMDTDAPLVGTGMEKIVARDSGRVVLAKRPGFVEYVDANRIVVRAEEIKQDAKAKKDKPLTEGISLDVYSLTKFKRSNQNTCINQKPIVNAGQKVEKGEVLADGPATSQGELALGQNILVAFMPWEGYNFEDAIIISERLVKDDRYTSIHIEEFEIEARDTKLGREEITRDIPNVSEELLRNLDESGIVRIGAEVVPGDILVAKVAPKGETQLTPEEKLLRAIFGEKAGDVKDVSLTVPPGIEGTVVDVKIFSRKGVEKDERSKSIENDEVSRLQKEQQEEVRIIEDDRNRRLRKFFAGKTVGKAVANPVTKKVILPKSKELTENILKEINDEELIDIVLENQDDTDRFEEICNYAQQQIELLQAFYEDRIGRVRKGDELPPGVIKLVKVYIAIKRKLAVGDKMAGRHGNKGVVSVIMPEEDMPYLADGTPVEMILNPLGVPSRMNVGQILETHLGWAARALGIHVTTSVFDGASENEIIGLLKEGGRSVTGQATLYDGRKGEPFDREVTVGYMYMMKLHHLVDDKIHARSIGPYSLVTQQPLGGKAQFGGQRLGEMEVWALQAYGAAATLQEFLTVKSDDVPGRSKMYEAIVKGENFLTPGLPESFNVLIKELQSLGLDVELLKSKDGN; translated from the coding sequence GGGGCATGACGTTTGCTGCGCCCCTGAAGATAAGGGTTAACCTGGAGATTCTTGAAAAGGACGAAAAGAGCGGCGCAAAAAGCACAAAAGAGGTTAGAGAGCAATGGGTCTATCTCGGCGAACTGCCCCTGATGACTGAGAACGGCACGTTTATTATTAACGGAACCGAGAGGGTTGTTGTCAGTCAGCTCCAGCGCTCCCCTGGAACTTTTTTTACTCATGATAAGGGGAGAACTCACATAAGCGGCAAGGTATTGTTCTCAGCGAGAATAATACCATACAGAGGTTCGTGGCTTGATTTCGAATTTGACACCAAGGATATCCTGCATGCGAGGATTGACAGGCGCAGGAAGTTCCCTGTTACTATATTGTTGAAGGCTATAGGTTATTCCACTCATGATATATTAAAGCTCTACTATCCCATTGAAGATGTTGTGATCAGAGGCAATAAGTTCTGCATCAAGGTTGACTCAAAAGTAATTAATGGAAGCAGGGTCCCGTATGACATAATTAATGAACAGACAGGTGAGGTTGTTGTCAAGAAGAGCAACAGGATTACCCATGGCATACTAAAGAAACTTGATAATCAGGGTATAAAAGAGGTGCCGGTTGCTGCTGATGATATGGTGGACCGGATTATTTATGATGATGTGGTTGATCCTTCAACAGGCGAGGTTATAGTCGGGAGCAATACGATCCTTACCGATGCACTGATTGACAAGATCCTGAAGTCAGGAATTGAAAAGATTAACCTTCTCTATATTGATAATTATCAAATATTCCCAATAATCAGGGATACGTTGTCTCATGAAAATATTGAGACGCAGGAAAGCGCTATCATTGAAATATATAAAAGACTGCGCCCTGGCGAGAGCCCGACCCCTGAAACAGCAAAGATAATTTTTGACAATCTCTTCTTTAATCCGAGGCGCTATGACCTTGCACCGGTTGGAAGGCTCAAGTTAAACAAAAAACTCGGGATTGACGTGCCCCTTAGCCAGAGGAGCCTTACGCCTCAGGATATAGTGGAAACAATAAGGTACCTCGTAAACCTGAAATCAAATAAGGGAGAGATAGATGATATAGATCATCTTGGGAACAGAAGGGTCAGGTGTGTTGGTGAACTTCTTGAGAATCAGTTCAGGATCGGACTCTCCAGGATGGAGCGGAGTATTAAGGAGCGTATGAATATACTGGACCTTGAGAGCGCCCTTCCGCATGACCTGATTAATGCAAAATCAGTTATTGCTGCAGTTAAAGAGTTTTTTGGCAGCAGTCAGCTATCACAGTTTATGGATCAGACCAATCCGTTGTCAGAGATTACGCACAAGAGAAGACTATCAGCACTCGGGCCGGGAGGGTTAACAAGAGAGCGTGCAGGGTTTGAGGTGCGGGACGTTCATCCTACGCATTATGGCCGAATATGTCCTATTGAAACACCTGAAGGTCCTAATATCGGACTCATTACTTCTCTGTCAACTTATGCGAGGGTTAATGAATTCGGGTTTATTGAGTCGCCGTACAGAAAAGTCGTTAATGGCAGGGTATCTGATGACATTGTCTATCTGTCGGCAATTGACGGAGACAAGTATTATATTGCACAGGCAAATACCCCTGTAAACGCGTCAGGCAAAATAACATCCGAGACTGTTTCTTCACGCTTTGGCGGCGATTTTGTAACTGTCTCATCGGATAGAGTGGAGTTTATGGATGTTTCGCCAAAGCAGATCGTAAGTGTGGCTACGTCTCTTATACCGTTCCTTGAAAATGATGACGCCAACAGGGCATTGATGGGATCCAATATGCAGAGGCAGGCTGTGCCCCTGATGGACACGGATGCTCCGCTCGTCGGCACCGGAATGGAGAAAATCGTGGCGAGAGACTCAGGCAGGGTAGTCCTTGCAAAACGGCCCGGGTTTGTTGAGTATGTTGATGCAAACCGTATTGTTGTAAGGGCAGAAGAAATAAAACAGGATGCAAAGGCAAAAAAGGATAAACCTCTTACAGAAGGGATCAGCCTTGATGTATACAGTCTGACCAAGTTTAAAAGGTCAAATCAGAATACCTGCATTAACCAGAAGCCTATTGTGAATGCCGGTCAAAAGGTTGAAAAAGGGGAGGTGCTGGCAGACGGGCCTGCAACAAGTCAGGGAGAGCTTGCGCTGGGTCAGAACATCCTTGTAGCCTTCATGCCATGGGAAGGGTACAACTTTGAAGATGCAATCATCATAAGTGAACGGCTTGTCAAGGATGACAGATATACATCAATTCACATTGAAGAGTTTGAGATAGAGGCAAGGGACACCAAGCTTGGCCGGGAGGAAATAACAAGAGACATCCCGAATGTGAGCGAAGAATTGCTCAGGAATCTTGATGAAAGCGGAATTGTCCGGATAGGGGCAGAGGTTGTGCCCGGGGACATCCTGGTAGCAAAAGTTGCACCAAAAGGCGAGACGCAGCTGACACCGGAAGAAAAGCTGTTAAGGGCTATATTTGGTGAAAAGGCCGGGGATGTCAAAGACGTTTCACTTACAGTGCCGCCTGGTATAGAGGGCACTGTTGTTGATGTAAAAATATTCTCCAGAAAAGGTGTCGAGAAGGATGAGCGTTCAAAGAGCATAGAAAATGACGAGGTGTCAAGACTGCAGAAAGAACAGCAGGAAGAGGTCAGGATCATTGAAGATGACAGAAACAGGAGGCTGAGGAAATTCTTTGCCGGCAAGACCGTCGGCAAGGCTGTGGCCAATCCGGTAACGAAGAAGGTTATATTGCCCAAGTCAAAAGAATTGACTGAGAATATACTGAAGGAAATCAATGACGAGGAACTTATTGATATAGTTCTGGAAAATCAGGATGATACGGATAGGTTTGAAGAGATATGCAATTATGCACAGCAGCAGATAGAGCTGCTTCAGGCCTTCTACGAGGACAGGATTGGAAGGGTCAGAAAAGGCGATGAGCTCCCGCCTGGAGTTATAAAGCTGGTCAAAGTGTACATTGCAATAAAGAGAAAACTGGCGGTAGGAGATAAGATGGCCGGCCGCCATGGCAACAAGGGTGTGGTATCGGTCATTATGCCGGAAGAAGATATGCCGTATCTCGCTGACGGTACGCCTGTGGAAATGATCCTTAATCCACTTGGTGTTCCGTCAAGAATGAATGTGGGCCAGATACTCGAGACACATTTGGGGTGGGCGGCGAGGGCGCTTGGAATTCATGTAACAACATCAGTATTTGACGGCGCATCTGAAAATGAGATTATAGGCCTCCTTAAGGAAGGCGGGCGCTCTGTTACAGGTCAGGCAACTCTATACGATGGCCGTAAGGGAGAGCCTTTTGACAGAGAAGTTACTGTTGGATATATGTACATGATGAAACTTCACCATCTTGTGGATGATAAGATCCATGCAAGATCAATCGGACCTTATTCACTTGTAACCCAGCAGCCACTCGGCGGCAAGGCGCAGTTCGGGGGACAGAGGCTCGGAGAGATGGAAGTCTGGGCCCTGCAGGCATATGGCGCTGCAGCGACACTGCAGGAATTCCTGACAGTCAAGTCTGATGATGTGCCGGGACGTTCAAAGATGTATGAGGCAATCGTTAAGGGAGAGAATTTCCTTACACCCGGACTGCCTGAGTCATTTAACGTTTTGATAAAGGAATTGCAGAGTCTTGGGCTGGATGTGGAATTACTGAAGTCCAAAGATGGTAACTAA